A single window of Pleomorphomonas sp. T1.2MG-36 DNA harbors:
- a CDS encoding flagellar hook assembly protein FlgD has protein sequence MSVSGVGSSSNNNQNTASAATNSLTSNYSTFLTLLTTQLKTQSPLSPMDVNSFTQQLVQYSAVEQQIQTNSNLKAMMDTMTSSAALQLVNYVGKTVTAYSDTTKIDGGKADWTINSSAAAKDATVSITDENGAVVYQGKMDLKSGQNTFSWDGKGTPSGDYSASTSPFTISVTGADDKGAKVSITTEVSGKVQAVDTSSAQPYIKINGRLIPLSAVTEVGA, from the coding sequence ATGAGCGTTTCGGGTGTCGGTTCCTCCTCGAACAACAACCAGAACACCGCTTCGGCGGCGACCAACTCGCTGACCTCGAACTATTCGACGTTCCTGACGCTGCTCACCACGCAGCTCAAGACGCAGAGCCCGCTGTCCCCGATGGACGTCAACAGCTTCACCCAGCAGTTGGTCCAGTACTCGGCGGTCGAACAGCAGATCCAGACCAACTCGAACCTCAAGGCGATGATGGACACCATGACGTCCAGCGCCGCCCTGCAGCTCGTCAACTACGTCGGCAAGACGGTCACCGCCTATTCCGACACCACCAAGATCGACGGCGGCAAGGCCGATTGGACGATCAACTCCTCGGCCGCCGCCAAGGACGCCACGGTCAGCATCACCGACGAGAACGGCGCCGTCGTCTACCAGGGCAAGATGGACCTCAAGTCGGGCCAGAACACCTTCTCCTGGGACGGCAAGGGCACCCCGTCGGGCGACTACAGCGCCTCGACCAGCCCCTTCACGATCTCCGTCACCGGCGCCGACGACAAGGGCGCCAAGGTCAGCATCACCACCGAAGTCAGCGGCAAGGTGCAGGCGGTCGACACCTCCTCGGCCCAGCCCTACATCAAGATCAACGGCCGCCTGATCCCGCTGTCGGCCGTCACCGAAGTGGGCGCCTGA